A genomic window from Fibrobacter sp. UWR3 includes:
- a CDS encoding UDP-glucose/GDP-mannose dehydrogenase family protein, with protein MNIAIVGTGYVGLVSGTCFAEMGVNVTCVDVNQAKIESLQKGEIPIYEPGLDEMVLRNQREGRLKFTTDLASILDEVEMVFSAVGTPPDEDGSADLQYVLAVARTFGQNIKKYTVLVTKSTVPVGTAKKVKAAIQEELDKRGVNVPFDVASNPEFLKEGSAITDFMKPDRVVVGVESEQAKELMTRLYRPMMLNNFRVIFTDIPSAEMIKYAANSMLATRISFMNDIANLCELVGADVNMVRKGIGSDTRIGSKFLYPGCGYGGSCFPKDVKALIKTAEKNGYKMGVLKAVEDVNEYQKTVLFHKLAKRFGGEANLKGKTIAMWGLAFKPETDDMREATALVLIDLLTKAGATVRVYDPVAMNECKRRIGDIVTYCNDMYEALLDADALLLVTEWKQFRMPSFGVMKKSMKNSLIIDGRNIYDAKELAETGFVYDAIGC; from the coding sequence ATGAATATTGCAATTGTTGGAACCGGATATGTTGGACTCGTGAGTGGTACTTGCTTTGCCGAGATGGGCGTCAACGTCACTTGCGTAGATGTGAACCAAGCTAAGATTGAATCCCTGCAGAAGGGCGAAATCCCCATTTACGAACCCGGTCTCGACGAGATGGTGCTCCGCAATCAGCGCGAAGGCCGCCTAAAGTTTACGACCGACCTCGCAAGCATCCTTGACGAAGTCGAGATGGTCTTCAGCGCCGTGGGTACGCCCCCGGACGAAGACGGTTCCGCCGACCTGCAGTATGTGCTTGCCGTGGCACGCACCTTCGGCCAGAACATCAAGAAGTACACCGTTCTCGTGACCAAGTCTACCGTCCCGGTCGGCACCGCCAAGAAGGTCAAGGCCGCCATCCAGGAAGAACTCGACAAGCGTGGCGTGAACGTCCCGTTCGACGTGGCCAGCAACCCGGAATTTTTGAAGGAAGGCTCCGCCATCACGGACTTCATGAAACCCGACCGCGTTGTCGTGGGTGTCGAAAGCGAACAGGCCAAGGAACTCATGACCCGCCTCTACCGCCCGATGATGCTCAACAACTTCCGCGTGATCTTCACGGACATCCCGAGCGCCGAAATGATCAAGTACGCCGCGAACTCCATGCTTGCGACCCGCATCAGCTTCATGAACGACATTGCAAACCTCTGCGAACTCGTAGGTGCCGACGTGAACATGGTCCGTAAGGGCATCGGTAGCGATACCCGCATCGGCTCCAAGTTCCTTTACCCCGGATGCGGCTATGGTGGAAGTTGCTTCCCCAAGGACGTGAAGGCTCTCATCAAGACGGCAGAGAAGAACGGCTACAAGATGGGTGTGCTGAAGGCTGTCGAAGACGTGAACGAATACCAGAAGACTGTGCTCTTCCACAAGCTCGCCAAGCGCTTTGGCGGTGAAGCGAATCTCAAGGGCAAGACTATCGCCATGTGGGGCCTCGCATTCAAGCCCGAGACCGACGACATGCGCGAAGCGACCGCACTTGTGCTGATTGACTTGCTCACTAAGGCCGGTGCCACCGTTCGCGTGTATGACCCGGTCGCCATGAACGAGTGCAAGCGCCGCATAGGCGACATCGTGACCTACTGCAACGACATGTACGAGGCGTTGCTCGATGCCGATGCCCTGCTGCTCGTGACTGAATGGAAACAGTTCCGCATGCCGAGCTTCGGCGTGATGAAGAAGTCCATGAAGAACTCCCTCATCATCGACGGCCGCAATATCTACGATGCTAAGGAACTCGCCGAAACTGGATTTGTATATGATGCAATAGGATGTTGA
- a CDS encoding phosphoribosyltransferase family protein encodes MYINYRSISDLNETIIRNLHKFPHDVDFVVGVPRSGMMPANLIALYLNKPLTDVDSFVEGRIYSSGERGNFAVTTGSRKVLIVDDSINSGSALMKLKQKLSENEERVKNFNICFAVVFATKKSKDFVDVYCEEVETPRLFQWNIFHHKHILPHSCFDIDGVLCPNPPYDDDGPVYTEYIKNAPALFIPSVEIDTLVSCRLEKYRTDTETWLKQKGVRYNKLIMLDFPDKQSRVAWGKHGLYKGEVYKQSANILFVESSINEALDIYAVSKKPVFCTETMQMINNESSYNKIKSRLGKKRNDLKAFLRKIKKMVIHE; translated from the coding sequence ATGTATATTAACTATCGATCAATTTCTGATTTGAATGAAACCATTATTCGGAATTTGCATAAGTTCCCCCATGATGTTGACTTTGTGGTGGGCGTTCCGCGAAGTGGAATGATGCCGGCAAATTTGATTGCTTTGTATCTGAACAAGCCTTTAACAGATGTTGATTCTTTTGTTGAGGGTAGGATATATTCAAGTGGGGAACGTGGAAATTTTGCCGTAACAACGGGCTCTCGTAAGGTCCTTATTGTTGATGACAGTATTAACAGTGGGTCCGCTTTGATGAAATTAAAGCAAAAACTTTCTGAAAATGAAGAAAGGGTAAAAAATTTCAACATTTGTTTTGCCGTTGTTTTTGCCACGAAAAAATCAAAGGACTTTGTGGATGTTTATTGTGAGGAAGTGGAAACCCCTCGTTTATTCCAATGGAACATATTTCATCACAAGCATATACTTCCTCATTCATGTTTTGATATAGATGGCGTTTTATGCCCAAATCCACCTTATGATGATGATGGACCTGTTTATACTGAGTATATAAAAAACGCACCGGCCCTTTTTATTCCCTCAGTTGAAATTGACACGTTGGTTTCTTGCCGCTTGGAAAAATATAGAACTGACACAGAAACATGGCTGAAGCAAAAGGGTGTTCGATATAATAAGCTGATTATGCTTGATTTCCCTGACAAGCAAAGCCGAGTGGCCTGGGGAAAACATGGATTATATAAAGGTGAAGTATACAAACAGTCTGCGAACATTCTGTTTGTTGAGAGTTCTATAAATGAAGCACTAGATATTTATGCGGTGTCTAAGAAACCAGTTTTCTGTACGGAGACGATGCAGATGATAAATAACGAATCGTCATATAACAAGATTAAATCCCGTCTTGGAAAAAAAAGAAACGATTTGAAGGCGTTTCTTAGAAAGATAAAAAAAATGGTGATTCATGAGTGA